A genome region from Naumovozyma castellii chromosome 5, complete genome includes the following:
- the MNN2 gene encoding alpha-1,2-mannosyltransferase MNN2 (ancestral locus Anc_3.188) → MVLLRRRFSRVFKLALLLSIVGAGLFFFNSGQYSESISVKDYKEYLQNYINSNSDPTPSSSPNAAKQPAANLKDESNKNNNKKNGGSVGSPKTHDEKMKAFFNTVFQHIIDYSPKGKTKKIYNKEKCLLDGDVGSRPENYKDWYKLSYKNLGNCLEVSDTEFTNLKTSHASFTENLNKLVLPKGTYKGDGIVLVGGGKFSLLSYLVIKTIRNLGTTLPIEVFIPPNEVEGESEFCSQTISDLDAKCIYISDILPKDMVSKFEFKGYQFKSLAIIASSFENLLLLDADNTPIKNLNTIFKQEPYASRGLVLWPDFWRRTTQPIYYKIAGIPVNLQKRVRNDIDDLTPVGVYTKPDMVDIPFHDFEGTMPDVSTESGQLMVNKSKHLATVLLALYYNVNGPNWYYPIFSQKAAGEGDKETFIAGANFYDLPYYQVKSKVGVDGYHRKEGFRGVAMLQHDFVQDYNRYKLASADIAREYSNPSSVVFDKSYTVQKFYDKYFDNTDEDIDVMFIHSNLPKFDPLPLWKDNDLIEDGKPVRSYTNLRKLGYHDIEYENFKTLKELLCEKNVDFKYLADEFKSNPQARMSFCKYITDRYKYLEETHQEALSASE, encoded by the coding sequence ATGGTTCTTCTTAGGAGAAGATTTAGTAGAGTCTTTAAACTGGCCCTTTTACTTTCCATCGTTGGGGCTGGcctctttttctttaattctgGTCAATATTCCGAGTCCATCTCTGTGAAAGATTATAAAGAATACCTTCAAAATTATATCAATTCTAATTCTGATCCTACACCTAGCTCTAGTCCTAATGCAGCCAAACAGCCGGCAGCGAACTTAAAGGATGAAagtaataaaaataataacaagaaaaatggaGGCTCAGTCGGTAGTCCGAAGACACATGATGAAAAGATGAAAGCATTCTTCAATACCGTCTTCCAACATATAATTGACTATTCCCCCAAAGGCAAGACGAAAAAGATCTATAACAAGGAAAAATGTTTATTGGATGGTGATGTTGGGTCACGTCCGGaaaattacaaagattGGTATAAATTATCATACAAAAATTTAGGTAATTGTTTGGAAGTCTCAGATACAGAATTtacaaatttaaaaacCAGTCATGCTTCCTTCActgaaaatttgaataaattagtTCTTCCAAAGGGAACTTATAAAGGTGATGGGATTGTCCTAGTTGGTGGTGGGAAATTTTCTCTATTATCATATTTGGTTATTAAAACTATAAGAAATTTGGGTACTACTTTACCCATTGAAGTGTTTATACCACCTAATGAAGTTGAGGGTGAAAGTGAGTTTTGTTCACAGACGATTTCAGACCTGGATGCTAAATGTATTTATATTTCTGATATCCTTCCCAAAGATATGGTCTCTAAGTTTGAATTCAAAGGTTAccaattcaaatcattagCTATCATTGCATCtagttttgaaaatttgttattattagacGCTGATAATACTCcaattaaaaatttgaatactATCTTTAAGCAAGAACCATACGCCTCAAGAGGTTTAGTTCTATGGCCTGATTTCTGGAGAAGAACTACCCAACCAATATATTATAAGATTGCTGGAATACCAGTGAATTTACAAAAGAGGGTTCgtaatgatattgatgactTAACACCAGTAGGAGTATATACAAAACCTGATATGGTTGATATCCCATTCCATGATTTTGAAGGTACTATGCCTGATGTTTCCACTGAGTCAGGCCAATTAATGGTGAATAAATCTAAGCATTTGGCCACAGTCTTATTAGCATTATACTACAATGTCAATGGGCCAAATTGGTattatccaattttttcacAAAAGGCTGCAGGGGAAGGTGATAAAGAAACTTTTATTGCAGGCGCCAATTTCTATGATTTACCATATTATCAAGTGAAAAGCAAGGTTGGTGTCGATGGATATCACAGAAAGGAAGGATTCCGTGGTGTAGCCATGTTGCAACATGATTTTGTTCAGGACTATAATCGTTATAAATTAGCAAGCGCAGATATTGCTAGAGAATATTCTAATCCCTCATCTGTCGTCTTTGATAAGAGCTACACTGTTCAAAAATTCTACGATAAATATTTCGATAATACCGACGAAGATATTGATGTTATGTTCATTCATTCCAACCTACCTAAGTTTGATCCATTACCTCTCTGGAAAGAcaatgatttgattgaaGATGGCAAACCTGTAAGATCATACACGAATTTGCGTAAACTTGGATACCATGATATCgaatatgaaaattttaaaacGTTAAAGGAACTGTTATGTGAGAAGAATGTTGATTTCAAATATCTGGCGGACGAGTTTAAAAGTAACCCACAGGCTAGGATGAGTTTCTGTAAATATATTACAGATAGATATAAATACTTGGAAGAAACTCATCAAGAAGCTCTCTCTGCTTCTGAAtag
- the KAP104 gene encoding Kap104p (ancestral locus Anc_3.181), with product MSSMQWSPDQTSLLQLATLLRDCMSSNGPLRSQAMESLKTFQLQPEFFNYLCYILIEGETDSTLIASFAPLELSNYRATAGMLLKNTILDDQNEGILKRMDLGYVKGHIVSGLYHSSGNALLTNVTGIVITTLFSTYYRQHRDDWSGVKILMELLELTSQGNMGSIKALSKIMEDSAQFFQLDWIANENKQSVKPIEFLVEQFFQFLVKEDLSEGVKAEVVKCLNCVIPLQCQCFVVRIEEFLEIIFRFAQISENNEIRIQICIALGHLLEFRPDKLVNHLGGIIQFMIHLIGAVDDEKVSIEACEFLHGFVCNSNIPKHILQPFVTEIVPVLLSKMVYDEDSILIMEASNDTDDAVLEDKDEDIKPIAPRIVKKRDNTEGGDDEDEDDDEGDVDTQWNLRKCSASTLDALTNILPRDVMDVAFPFLREHLTSDRWFIREATVLALGAMADGGMKYFHDQLPTLIPFLVEQLKDQWAPVRKMTCWTLSRFSPWILQDHTEFLIPVLEPILRTLLDKKKDVQESAISSVAVFIENCDPELIETLLYNELLESFKNCFQFYKKKNLIILYDAVGRFAEKVELDNVGMEVVLPPLINKWTSLPDNDKELWPLLECLSCVASSLGDKFLPMAPEVYGRAFRILCHCIELERKSQADPTIVVPEKDFVITSLDLIDGLIQGMGPLCENIIFAQDDTTLLKVMVECLQDPVHEVRQSTLALLGDMVYFFNGRLEIYFTASVEGKEVFSQFLKFIGTEIIHNDDNEGVSVVINAIWSLGIISVKLNCFNEFVIDMSRIILDLFTTSTRVLDSGIIENLGITIGRIGVRYAEIYASGEFASDSNWSKWCDSVKDVEAVEEKSEAFMGFLKIVNLTGEQVKISSVTLQKIIKGLSINVDPTVFLQDVYTFLVKHSSEVQSLNLSNEEITFLQNFNN from the coding sequence ATGTCTTCAATGCAATGGTCTCCGGATCAAACCTCTCTTTTACAACTGGCGACTCTATTGAGGGATTGTATGTCTTCTAATGGTCCGCTTCGTTCCCAAGCGATGGAATCTTTAAAGACATTTCAATTACAGcctgaatttttcaattacTTGTGTTATATCCTTATCGAAGGTGAAACTGATTCTACTTTGATAGCTAGTTTTGCGCCTTTGGAGTTATCAAACTACAGGGCCACTGCTGGTATGTTATTAAAGAATACTATCTTAGATGATCAAAATGAAggaattttgaaaagaatggACTTAGGTTACGTCAAGGGACATATTGTTAGTGGATTATATCATTCCTCAGGGAATGCGTTGTTGACTAATGTCACTGGTATTGTTATCACTACTTTATTTTCCACGTACTACAGACAACATAGAGATGATTGGAGTGGggtgaaaatattgatggaACTGTTAGAATTGACCTCCCAGGGGAATATGGGTAGTATTAAGGCCTTATCAAAGATTATGGAGGATAGTGcacaattttttcaattggatTGGATtgcaaatgaaaataagCAATCGGTGAAACCCATTGAGTTCTTAGTGGaacaattcttccaatttttgGTGAAGGAAGATTTATCAGAAGGAGTGAAAGCAGAGGTTGTCAAGTGCCTGAATTGTGTCATTCCATTACAATGTCAATGCTTTGTAGTCcgtattgaagaattcttagaaataatattcagATTTGCTCAAATAagtgaaaataatgaaattagaaTCCAAATTTGTATCGCATTGGGTCATTTGTTAGAATTCAGGCCAGATAAATTGGTGAATCATTTAGGTGGgattattcaattcatgattcatttgattGGTGCtgtagatgatgaaaaagtGAGTATTGAAGCTTGTGAATTCCTACATGGATTTGTTTGTAACTCTAATATTCCAAAGCATATTTTACAACCATTTGTTACGGAAATTGTACCTGTCTTATTATCTAAGATGGTTTACGACGAGGACTCCATACTAATAATGGAAGCATCTAACGATACTGATGATGCAGTATTAGAggataaagatgaagatatcAAGCCTATTGCTCCACGTATTGTCAAGAAGAGAGATAATACTGAGGGCGGCGACGATGAAGACgaagacgatgatgaaggaGATGTAGACACCCAATGGAATTTAAGAAAATGTTCTGCATCAACACTTGATGCGTTGACGAACATTTTACCAAGGGATGTTATGGATGTAGCATTCCCATTTTTAAGGGAACATCTAACGTCTGATAGATGGTTCATTAGAGAAGCAACTGTATTGGCACTTGGTGCTATGGCAGATGGGGGTATGAAATACTTCCATGATCAGTTACCAACGTTGATTCCATTTTTGGTAGAACAGTTAAAGGACCAATGGGCACCTGTGAGAAAGATGACTTGTTGGACTTTGAGTCGATTTTCTCCCTGGATTTTGCAGGACCATACCGAGTTTTTAATCCCTGTCTTGGAGCCTATCCTAAGAACGTTATTagataagaagaaagatgTTCAAGAATCAGCTATTAGTAGTGTTGCCGTCTTCATTGAGAATTGTGATCCCGAGTTAATTGAAACGTTATTATACAATGAACTGTTGGAAAGTTTCAAGaattgtttccaattttacaagaagaagaatttgataattctttatGATGCAGTAGGAAGATTTGCCGAGAAAGTAGAACTCGATAATGTTGGTATGGAAGTCGTTTTACCAcctttaattaataaatggaCTTCATTGCCTGATAACGATAAAGAATTATGGCCTCTATTAGAATGTTTATCATGTGTTGCATCATCCTTGGGTGATAAATTTTTGCCCATGGCTCCCGAAGTGTATGGTAGAGCATTTAGAATTCTATGTCACTGtattgaattggaaagaaaatcaCAGGCAGATCCAACTATTGTTGTTCCTGAGAAGGATTTCGTCATTACATCACTGGATTTAATAGATGGATTAATTCAAGGAATGGGGCCCCTTtgtgaaaatattatatttgcTCAGGATGATACGACATTATTAAAGGTGATGGTTGAGTGTTTACAAGATCCGGTCCATGAAGTCAGACAGAGTACTTTAGCATTATTAGGTGATATGGTATATTTCTTCAACGGTAGATTGGAGATATATTTCACTGCATCAGTGGAGGGTAAAGAAGTATTTTCacaattcttgaaattcaTTGGTACAGAAATCATtcataatgatgataatgaaggtGTTTCGGTGGTAATTAATGCTATATGGAGTCTCGGGATTATTAGCGTCAAGCTAAACTgttttaatgaatttgtcATTGATATGTCGAGGATAATACTTGATTTGTTTACTACCAGTACAAGGGTACTGGATAGTGGAATTATAGAGAATTTAGGTATAACGATAGGACGTATTGGTGTAAGATATGCTGAAATATATGCTAGCGGTGAGTTTGCTAGCGATTCTAATTGGAGTAAATGGTGTGATTCTGTAAAGGATGTGGAGGCCGTAGAAGAGAAAAGTGAAGCATTTATGGgatttttgaagattgtCAACTTAACAGGTGAACAGGTGAAAATAAGTTCAGTGACATTacaaaagataataaagGGTCTGTCTATCAATGTGGATCCTACCGTGTTTTTACAAGATGTTTACACCTTTTTGGTTAAGCATTCATCTGAAGTGCAATCTTTGAATCTCTCTAATGAAGAGATCACGTTCTTGCagaatttcaataattaa
- the NCAS0E01620 gene encoding SCO family protein (ancestral locus Anc_3.225): MMKRSMLGVLRANQNILRRSIPNFVRPQLCRQLPMGNLAWNRPFSITTSRCNETSPHKPLSRVPIGGKEDAKNGKFKESTVEFSAGKAIVLFFLVGGALYFFFEKEKRKMETQKEAEANRGYGKPLIGGEFVLYDADGNEFTEKNLLGKFSIIYFGFSHCPDICPDELDKLGIWLDKLEAKNIKIQPIFITCDPARDSPEVLKEYLSDFHDGIIGLSGSYDQVKHCCKKYRVYFSTPPSVKPGQDYLVDHSIFFYLMDPEGQFVEALGQNYDEEVGAQKIEDHVKSYIPLEEREKLNNPSSWYSFLFK, encoded by the coding sequence ATGATGAAACGTTCAATGCTGGGAGTATTGAGAGCTAATcagaatatattaagaAGAAGCATACCAAATTTTGTTAGACCGCAATTATGCCGCCAACTCCCTATGGGAAATTTGGCATGGAATCGTCCATTTAGCATTACAACCTCGAGGTGTAATGAAACTAGCCCCCATAAACCACTGAGTAGGGTCCCCATTGGAGGGAAAGAGGATGCAAAAAATGGGAAGTTCAAGGAATCCACAGTGGAATTTTCTGCGGGGAAGGCTATTGTACTATTTTTCTTGGTAGGAGGTGcattatatttcttctttgaaaaagagaagagaaagatGGAAACTCAAAAGGAAGCTGAAGCTAATAGAGGTTATGGTAAGCCTTTGATTGGCGGTGAATTTGTCTTGTATGATGCTGACGGCAATGAATTCACCgaaaagaatttattagGTAAATTCTCCATCATTTATTTCGGATTCAGTCATTGTCCTGATATTTGTCCTGATGAGTTAGATAAATTAGGTATTTGGCttgataaattggaagccaaaaatatcaaaatacAGCCAATTTTCATTACTTGTGATCCCGCTAGAGATAGTCCTGAAGTGTTGAAGGAATACTTAAGTGATTTCCATGATGGAATCATTGGATTGAGTGGAAGTTATGATCAAGTAAAACATTGTTGTAAGAAATACAGAGTCTACTTTTCGACACCACCTTCTGTGAAACCTGGTCAAGATTATTTAGTGGATCAttctattttcttttatttaatggatCCCGAGGGACAATTTGTGGAAGCATTAGGTCAAAATTATGATGAGGAAGTGGGAGCTCAGAAGATTGAAGATCATGTTAAAAGTTACATTCCTTTGGAAGAGCGTGAAAAGTTGAATAATCCAAGTTCCTGGTACTCCTTCCTATTTAAATGA
- the GRX7 gene encoding glutathione-disulfide reductase GRX7 (ancestral locus Anc_3.189) — MAIVLNKRNIRVVGITAALLCLVFFIIQSANNSAFTTESPSKQSNKPALNSLVGAHGDDLNIPATHNVLQDNVESAPTVETESESNNNMELDESADSAQEKDASTTAPDFDVAKEYAAILAKGPMVIFSKSTCPYSSKLKKLLRTNFQFSPEPVIVELDKHEHGDVLQGYIKEETGRGTVPNLIVGGLSRGGSDDIQKLFDEGTLLKELKTWGFGDLEVTQTTPDAVDA, encoded by the coding sequence ATGGCTATCGTCTTGAACAAAAGGAACATTAGGGTCGTTGGGATTACCGCTGCTTTGCTATGTCTGgttttctttattattcaaagtGCGAACAACTCCGCATTTACCACCGAATCACCCTCAAAGCAGTCCAATAAACCTGCATTAAATTCTCTGGTTGGGGCCCATGGTGACGATTTAAATATTCCAGCTACTCATAATGTCCTTCAAGATAACGTGGAATCTGCACCCACCGTAGAGACAGAGAGTGaatccaacaacaacatgGAATTGGACGAATCAGCAGACTCCGCACAAGAGAAAGATGCTTCTACAACTGCCCCTGATTTTGACGTGGCCAAGGAATACGCAGCTATTTTGGCAAAGGGTCCAATGGTCATTTTTAGTAAAAGTACTTGTCCATATAGTAgtaaattgaagaaactatTACGCAccaatttccaattttctcCTGAACCAGTTATTGTTGAGCTAGATAAGCACGAACATGGGGATGTACTACAGGGATATATTAAGGAAGAAACTGGAAGGGGTACCGTTCCTAACTTAATTGTTGGTGGACTAAGCAGAGGTGGTTCTGACgatattcaaaaacttttcGATGAGGGGACCCTATTGAAAGAGCTCAAGACTTGGGGCTTTGGAGATCTTGAAGTTACTCAAACTACACCAGATGCTGTAGATGcttga
- the CSG2 gene encoding mannosylinositol phosphorylceramide synthase regulatory subunit (ancestral locus Anc_3.227): protein MSSTALWFAVVLSYVIQTRGFSHIQSRTFLSNLKAPAKATADAAAQAAQAAQESYGTKTLTVYLTFIYFASWLLVLPLSRLWKDDAKPLLPLENSIASNSSLSLDHDEDDEIDNVIDTVTVDNLLENEGKQEEFSLLSVATAKYVAKLSILAVLAVVNIFTYNMALSLSPAFDVALIENTSIFEIVTLLYGVCNISRKNYVFRNFFVMMVALIGILIVSYTKATCDLLAGKLSINQDTGEVNDPFLFDRLKGGLICGLGALTMGPFAVLWNRWFTAKGAMRTTLAQQSQHLGLIGCISMLMLLPFLPALSTSNDYISLLYTDKSFWLTIMGSIIFGILPNLLSLIQLNRTAPPEYITTCFLGIIIFMGLADWVTEPTQTMIVRWEVIGYLMLAISCVTLSYTLGERKKKFSLSL from the coding sequence ATGTCGAGCACTGCACTATGGTTTGCTGTAGTACTATCGTACGTGATACAAACAAGAGGGTTCTCTCATATTCAATCAAGAACCTTCCTCTCAAATTTAAAGGCCCCCGCAAAAGCAACTGCTGATGCCGCCGCACAAGCAGCTCAGGCTGCCCAGGAATCATATGGTACTAAGACCTTGACTGTCTATTTGACCTTCATATATTTTGCTTCATGGTTGTTGGTACTACCTTTGTCGCGTTTATGGAAAGATGATGCTAAGCCTCTTTTACCCTTGGAGAACTCTATTGCTAGCAATAGTTCCTTGTCCCTAGAtcatgatgaagatgatgaaatagATAATGTGATAGATACTGTCACAGTTGATAATCTTCTAGAAAATGAAGGTAAGCAAGAAGAATTCTCCCTATTATCTGTGGCTACTGCAAAATACGTTGCCAAATTATCGATCCTGGCTGTATTGGCTGTCGTGAATATTTTCACTTATAATATGGCTTTATCTTTATCTCCAGCTTTCGATGTGGCATTGATCGAAAATACTTCCATTTTCGAAATCGTAACTCTATTATATGGTGTTTGTAACATCTCTAGAAAGAATTATGTCTTTAGAAACTTCTTTGTCATGATGGTGGCTTTGATTGGGATATTGATTGTCTCTTACACAAAGGCTACATGCGATTTGTTAGCAGGGAAGCTTTCCATTAATCAAGATACCGGAGAAGTCAACGATCCATTCCTTTTCGATAGATTAAAGGGGGGATTGATTTGTGGGTTAGGTGCATTGACAATGGGTCCATTTGCTGTTCTATGGAATCGTTGGTTTACTGCTAAGGGTGCAATGAGAACCACTTTAGCACAACAATCACAACATTTGGGACTAATTGGTTGTATTAGTATGCTAATGTTATTACCATTCTTACCAGCTTTGAGTACCTCAAATGACTACATCTCACTATTATATACTGACAAGTCATTCTGGTTAACTATTATGGGATCcattatttttggaatccTACCAAATTTACTATCCCTGATACAATTAAACCGTACTGCTCCTCCAGAATATATTACTACCTGTTTCTTAGGAATAATCATATTCATGGGGTTGGCTGATTGGGTAACTGAACCTACCCAAACTATGATTGTTAGATGGGAAGTTATTGGGTACCTTATGTTGGCAATTAGTTGTGTCACCTTAAGTTACACATTAGgtgaaagaaagaagaaattttccCTTTCTTTGTAA